One window of the bacterium genome contains the following:
- a CDS encoding HlyC/CorC family transporter translates to MDPFVAVLVIIVCLVASAFFSGSETALLRLRAHEIEEDVREARGPAAVAVRDLLASTSRLLVTILLGNNLVNILGSATASGLAIHYLGSRDGILVATVVMTILLLVSSEIIPKALAAAHPRRISYAVALPLYLFHAALWPLHRLFDRVIEPLVLRIGGSEGGESPTTAEEVLRMAREAHSGRHEGEPLVIMGAAAGAAEMTVEEIMVERTQIVAFPIDIPPKQLLESVLAEGYTRVPLYEDTIDQIHGTVHLKDLVKLCGENGNADLLSILKPILRVPERKKILILLADMQRVFVHVAIVKDEFGVTMGMVTQEDILEEIVGEIRDEFDRDELLTIRELPDGSHQALGRIKVLDFNRETGSDVPAEKGDTLSGLVFNELGRAPRKGDIVRVPGYEFGVADVSGTRITRLRVKRCAKSAEATETS, encoded by the coding sequence TTGGATCCGTTCGTAGCCGTTCTGGTGATTATCGTCTGCCTCGTCGCATCGGCATTCTTTTCAGGTAGCGAGACGGCCTTGCTGCGCCTGCGCGCGCACGAGATCGAAGAAGACGTTCGGGAGGCTCGCGGTCCCGCCGCGGTCGCCGTGCGCGATCTGCTGGCCTCCACATCGCGCCTGCTCGTCACGATCCTGCTTGGCAACAATCTGGTGAACATCCTCGGATCGGCCACGGCCTCGGGCCTGGCGATCCACTATCTGGGTTCGCGGGACGGCATCCTGGTGGCGACCGTGGTCATGACGATCCTGCTCCTCGTGTCCTCGGAGATCATTCCCAAGGCTCTGGCCGCCGCGCATCCGCGGCGCATCTCCTACGCGGTGGCCCTGCCGCTCTACCTGTTTCACGCCGCGCTCTGGCCGCTGCATCGACTCTTCGACCGCGTGATCGAACCGCTCGTACTTCGCATCGGAGGAAGTGAGGGCGGCGAATCCCCGACCACGGCTGAAGAGGTCCTGCGCATGGCCCGTGAAGCGCACTCGGGTCGGCACGAAGGCGAACCCCTGGTGATCATGGGCGCCGCAGCCGGCGCGGCAGAGATGACCGTCGAGGAGATCATGGTGGAGCGCACGCAGATCGTGGCGTTCCCGATCGACATCCCGCCCAAGCAGCTACTGGAAAGCGTGCTCGCCGAAGGCTACACGCGCGTTCCTCTGTACGAGGATACGATCGACCAGATCCACGGGACCGTGCACCTCAAGGACCTCGTCAAGCTATGCGGCGAGAACGGCAATGCCGATCTGCTCTCGATCCTGAAGCCGATCCTGCGAGTACCCGAGCGCAAAAAGATCCTGATTTTGCTGGCCGACATGCAACGCGTATTCGTGCACGTGGCAATCGTGAAGGACGAGTTCGGGGTGACCATGGGCATGGTCACCCAGGAAGACATCCTGGAAGAGATCGTCGGCGAAATCCGCGACGAGTTCGATCGCGACGAGCTATTGACGATCCGAGAGTTGCCCGACGGAAGCCACCAGGCGCTCGGACGCATCAAGGTGCTGGACTTCAACCGCGAAACCGGTTCGGACGTACCAGCCGAGAAGGGCGATACGCTCAGCGGTCTGGTCTTCAATGAACTCGGCCGCGCACCGCGCAAGGGCGACATCGTACGCGTGCCCGGTTACGAGTTCGGCGTGGCCGACGTCTCGGGAACACGCATCACTCGTCTGCGCGTGAAACGCTGCGCCAAGTCAGCCGAGGCGACGGAGACGTCGTAA
- a CDS encoding FliA/WhiG family RNA polymerase sigma factor, with translation METLIREAWQEHGRIPHDLKEQIVVEHTSLISYIVSRIAVRLPSHVDLDDLHNTGVIGLMDAVDKYDPTKDCKFKTYAEFRIRGAILDQLRSLDWVPRSVRQKSRQLETACNQIEQRLGRPATDDEIAGSLGINLDELHVMVNQTRGISIVNMDDLRGSNDSDQPLPSGNLEDVNAEDPFASLRSRELTQSLAKGIDSLPEKERLVISLYYYEDLNLKEIGSILGITESRVCQIHSKAVSRLRSRMRLSLLN, from the coding sequence ATGGAGACCCTGATCCGGGAGGCCTGGCAAGAGCATGGCCGCATCCCCCACGACCTCAAGGAACAGATCGTCGTAGAACACACTTCGTTGATCAGCTACATCGTCAGCAGGATCGCGGTGCGACTCCCGTCGCATGTGGACCTGGACGACCTGCACAACACCGGTGTGATCGGTCTCATGGATGCGGTCGACAAGTACGACCCGACCAAGGACTGCAAGTTCAAGACGTACGCCGAATTCCGCATCCGCGGCGCCATTCTCGATCAGTTGCGGTCCCTCGACTGGGTTCCCCGCTCGGTGCGCCAGAAGAGCCGCCAACTCGAGACAGCCTGCAATCAGATCGAGCAGCGTCTGGGCCGCCCCGCGACCGACGACGAGATCGCTGGCTCGCTGGGCATCAACCTCGACGAGTTACACGTCATGGTCAACCAGACGCGCGGTATCTCCATCGTCAACATGGACGACCTGCGCGGCTCCAATGACTCCGACCAGCCGTTGCCGAGCGGCAACCTCGAAGACGTGAATGCGGAAGACCCGTTTGCTTCTCTGCGTTCGAGAGAACTCACGCAGTCACTGGCCAAGGGCATAGACAGTCTGCCCGAGAAAGAGCGTCTGGTGATCTCGCTCTACTACTACGAGGACCTGAACCTGAAGGAAATCGGTTCGATCCTGGGCATCACTGAATCCAGGGTCTGCCAGATCCACTCGAAGGCGGTCTCGCGACTGCGCTCCCGCATGCGCCTGAGCCTGCTCAACTGA